From a single Miscanthus floridulus cultivar M001 chromosome 8, ASM1932011v1, whole genome shotgun sequence genomic region:
- the LOC136468744 gene encoding uncharacterized protein, with product MSLLNSGSNRSLSVLSWNVRGLGDPNKCNVVRDAISSANPTVMCVQESKLHSIDQFKIKTFLPPQLACSYKYIPAVGSRGGIVTAWSQSYWSCSDFTLKNHSLTTLLVSTLSDHSLTVTNVYGPSDHRHSSDFLRELHDLSSNINGLWVIIGDFNLIRWGDEKNNVNVNIPLMNTFNDTINSLGVMEIPLLGRNFTWSNGQEPPILAKLDRALVNLAHTTTFPDTSLSPRAKPTSDHTPLFLSMSTSIPKSSVFRFENAWLHRQNFLQTVLPAWAEARVCRDAAGQLAACLKSARATTKVWARRFRAPRQIISNCKFIILLLDSFEEERALSFDELQARKTRIDCLAQAIKEKAAYWKQRSKFQQSGKAMQTLPFIMPRPPSICETTPSDGLKCTAR from the coding sequence ATGAGTCTTCTGAACTCTGGATCAAATCGTTCACTCTCTGTTTTGTCGTGGAATGTGCGCGGCCTAGGCGACCCGAATAAATGCAATGTTGTACGTGATGCAATTTCTTCTGCTAACCCAACTGTTATGTGCGTCCAAGAATCAAAATTGCACAGCATCGATCAGTTCAAAATCAAAACCTTCCTACCCCCTCAACTTGCCTGCAGCTACAAATACATACCAGCCGTCGGGTCCAGGGGTGGCATTGTCACTGCCTGGAGCCAATCTTACTGGTCCTGCTCCGACTTCACTCTCAAAAACCACTCGCTCACTACTCTTCTCGTCAGCACGCTGTCTGACCACTCACTCACTGTCACAAATGTCTACGGTCCGTCAGACCATCGTCACTCTAGTGACTTTCTTCGTGAACTTCATGACCTATCCTCCAATATCAATGGCCTCTGGGTCATCATCGGAGATTTCAATCTTATCCGGTGGGGGGATGAGAAAAACAACGTCAATGTCAACATCCCTCTTATGAACACATTCAATGACACCATCAACTCCTTGGGGGTGATGGAAATCCCACTGCTTGGACGTAACTTCACCTGGTCCAACGGCCAGGAACCTCCAATCCTAGCCAAGCTTGATCGAGCACTGGTCAACCTCGCCCACACTACTACCTTCCCTGATACTTCACTCTCACCTAGGGCAAAGCCAACATCCGACCACACCCCGTTGTTTCTTTCCATGTCCACCTCCATTCCGAAATCCAGTGTTTTCCGCTTCGAGAATGCTTGGCTGCACCGTCAAAATTTCCTACAAACTGTCCTTCCTGCGTGGGCTGAAGCGCGTGTATGCCGCGATGCGGCGGGTCAGCTTGCAGCTTGTCTCAAGTCGGCTAGAGCCACGACAAAGGTTTGGGCACGGCGTTTTAGGGCGCCTCGCCAAATAATTTCCAACTGCAAATTTATTATCCTCTTACTTGATTCCTTTGAGGAGGAGCGGGCTCTTTCTTTTGATGAGTTACAGGCACGCAAGACTCGTATTGACTGCCTCGCCCAAGCAATCAAAGAGAAAGCAGCTTACTGGAAGCAGCGTAGTAAGTTCCAGCAATCAGGGAAGGCGATGCAAACACTGCCTTTCATCATGCCCAGGCCACCGTCCATCTGCGAAACAACTCCATCCGATGGGTTGAAGTGCACGGCTCGGTGA